In Flavobacterium lacustre, a genomic segment contains:
- a CDS encoding ABC transporter permease, with protein sequence MLVYLRLLKESFGFAMNALRNNKLRTLLSLLGVTIGIFSIIAVLAAVDSLDRKIKKDLSSLDKNTIYLMRFSFGPSEIPQWKREQFPDVKYDEYEYLKSSVNDLDQMAFQFFVNRESMKFESESVSDVNIVPVSHEFIEIQGLEFEKGRFYNESESNSGAAVIVLGYEIAKGLFGESEPIGKNIRLYGQRFTVIGMLKKQGAGMFGDSNDTSVFLPVNFLRRLYGDNNDAMTPVILIKPQKGIDMDAFKAEIAQKLRNYRGMKTDEIDNFFINVLSGFTDLIDGIVGQMNLVGWVISGFSLLVGGFGIANIMFVSVKERTNLIGIQKSLGAKNRFILFQFLFEAIILSVIGGIIGLFLVWIISVVLTKVLDFEFVLGMGNILLGTGLAAIIGLISGILPAITASKLDPVEAIRTGM encoded by the coding sequence ATGTTGGTCTATCTTCGATTATTAAAAGAGAGTTTTGGTTTTGCAATGAATGCATTACGCAACAATAAATTGAGAACTTTACTTTCTTTATTAGGAGTTACCATTGGTATTTTTTCGATTATAGCAGTTTTGGCTGCAGTTGATTCTTTAGACCGAAAAATAAAAAAAGACTTGAGCAGTTTAGATAAAAACACTATTTATTTGATGCGATTTTCTTTTGGTCCTTCCGAAATTCCGCAATGGAAAAGAGAACAGTTTCCGGATGTTAAATATGATGAGTATGAATACCTGAAAAGTTCTGTTAATGATTTAGACCAAATGGCATTTCAGTTTTTTGTAAACAGAGAATCCATGAAATTTGAATCTGAATCCGTTAGTGACGTAAATATTGTTCCTGTTTCTCATGAATTTATAGAAATTCAAGGTCTTGAGTTTGAAAAAGGAAGATTTTATAACGAATCCGAGTCAAATTCCGGGGCTGCCGTAATTGTTTTGGGATACGAAATTGCCAAAGGACTTTTTGGCGAAAGCGAACCAATAGGTAAAAACATTCGGTTGTATGGACAACGGTTTACGGTTATTGGAATGTTGAAAAAGCAAGGGGCTGGAATGTTTGGCGATAGTAATGACACGTCTGTTTTTTTACCGGTTAATTTTTTAAGAAGATTATATGGAGATAATAATGATGCGATGACGCCAGTGATTCTCATAAAGCCTCAAAAAGGGATTGACATGGATGCCTTTAAAGCTGAAATTGCCCAAAAATTAAGGAATTACAGAGGAATGAAAACGGATGAAATTGACAATTTTTTCATCAATGTCTTGTCCGGATTCACTGATTTGATTGACGGTATTGTAGGGCAAATGAATTTAGTAGGATGGGTAATCAGTGGTTTTTCTTTGCTTGTAGGAGGTTTTGGGATTGCTAATATTATGTTTGTTTCTGTAAAAGAACGTACAAATTTAATAGGAATTCAAAAGTCGTTGGGTGCTAAAAATCGATTTATATTGTTTCAGTTTCTGTTCGAAGCAATAATACTTTCTGTAATTGGTGGAATTATTGGTTTGTTTTTAGTTTGGATAATCTCCGTTGTTTTGACAAAAGTATTAGATTTTGAATTTGTTTTGGGAATGGGAAATATTCTTTTAGGAACGGGATTGGCCGCTATAATAGGATTAATATCAGGAATATTACCAGCGATAACCGCTTCGAAATTAGATCCTGTTGAGGCCATCAGGACCGGAATGTAA
- the accD gene encoding acetyl-CoA carboxylase, carboxyltransferase subunit beta — protein sequence MAWFKRKEKGITTATEDKMDVPKGLWYKSPTGKIIDADELARNLYVSPEDDFHVRIGSDTYFEILFDNNEFVELDKNMTSKDALHFVDTKKYADRLKDVMEKTKLKDAVRTGVGKSKGKDVVICCMDFAFIGGSIGGVVGEKIVRGIDHAIKNKMPFVMISKSGGARMMEAANSLMQLAKTSVKLAQLAEAKLPYISLCTDPTTGGTTASYAMLGDINISEPGALIGFAGPRVVRDTTGKDLPEGFQTAEFLLEHGFLDFITPRKELKDKINLYIDLIQNNNIR from the coding sequence ATGGCTTGGTTTAAAAGAAAAGAAAAAGGAATTACTACTGCTACCGAAGACAAAATGGATGTTCCAAAAGGTCTGTGGTATAAGTCTCCAACTGGAAAAATCATTGATGCCGATGAACTTGCACGCAATTTGTATGTAAGCCCTGAGGATGATTTTCATGTTAGAATTGGAAGTGACACTTATTTTGAAATTTTATTCGACAATAATGAATTTGTGGAATTAGACAAAAACATGACTTCTAAAGATGCTTTGCATTTTGTGGATACCAAAAAATATGCAGATCGATTAAAAGATGTCATGGAAAAAACCAAACTTAAAGACGCTGTGCGTACTGGAGTTGGCAAATCTAAAGGTAAAGACGTTGTGATTTGTTGTATGGATTTTGCTTTTATTGGAGGTTCAATAGGAGGCGTTGTTGGAGAAAAAATAGTACGTGGAATTGACCATGCTATCAAAAACAAAATGCCTTTTGTAATGATTTCAAAATCTGGCGGAGCTCGTATGATGGAAGCTGCTAATTCTTTGATGCAACTGGCAAAAACCTCTGTTAAGTTGGCACAACTTGCCGAAGCTAAATTACCTTATATTTCATTGTGTACAGACCCTACAACAGGAGGAACAACCGCTTCTTACGCAATGCTTGGAGACATAAACATCTCTGAACCTGGTGCTTTAATCGGATTTGCCGGACCTAGAGTTGTGAGAGATACCACAGGAAAAGATTTACCGGAAGGATTTCAAACTGCAGAGTTTCTTCTTGAACATGGTTTCTTAGACTTTATCACACCAAGAAAAGAATTAAAAGACAAGATTAACTTGTATATTGATTTAATTCAAAACAACAATATTAGATAA